In the Brevundimonas sp. LM2 genome, TACCAGGTGGCGCTGATGTTCGCGCGCTGTGCCACTTCCTCTCGCCGCAGACCGGGCGTGCGTCGGCGGCCAGTGGCGAAACCGAAGGCCAGCGGGTCCATGCGGGCGCGGCGTTCGCGCAGATAAACGCCGAGAGCCGAAGCGGTCATCCGGACATCCTGTTAAAAATTATACTTGGATAAGGTCACGTATTTAACAGGATAAATATCTCCGACATCACTTGGCCATTCAAGTCAAAGGAGACAGACGATGCATGTTTTTGTTACTGGGGCGACAGGATGGGTTGGCGCAGCCGTCGTCGACGAACTGCTTGCGCATGGGCACGAGGTAACCGGCCTTGCCCGATCTGAGGCCAAAGCAAGCGCGCTGGCTGCCAAGGGGGTTCGACCGGTGATCGGCTCGCTGGAGAACCCCGCGGTTCTGGCCGACGCGGCGCAGAACGCCGATGCGGTGGCCCATCTGGCTTTCAATCACGACTTCTCGCGTTTCGCCGAAAGCGCTCAGGAAGACCGCCAGGCCATCGAGGCCCTGGGGGCGGCGCTGTCTGGCACGCGGAAGCCTCTGCTAATCACCGCAGGCCTGGCTCTACTCGCGCCGGGTCGCGTGGCGGTGGAGTCCGATCGCCCGATCACCGATCCGTCCTATCCCCGCCGGTCCGAGCAGGCCGCAGCGGCCTTGGTCGAAGCCGGCCTGCGGGTTACCATCGTGCGTCTGGCGCCCTCGGTCCATGGTCTCGGCGAAAGGCATGGCTTCGTACCGATCCTGATCGACATGGCCCTGCGGACCGGGGTCTCGGCCTATGTCGGCGATGGCGAGAACCGTTGGCCTGCCGTCCATGTCTCGGATGCGGGGCGGCTCTATCGTCTGGCTCTGGAGAGCGACCTGACCGAACCCGCGTATCACGCGGCGGCTGAAGAGGGGGTGCGGTTCCGCGATATCGCGCAGGCGATCGGCGACAAGCTTGGACTGCCGGTCGAGCCGCGCGAACCGGAACATTTCGGCTGGTTTGCCGGATTCGCCGGCGGGGATATGCCGGCCTCGAACGCCCTGACCCGCGATCGTCTCGGATGGACGCCAACGGGCCCGAGCTTGCTGAGCGACATCCGTCACCCGGACTATTATGCGGGCTGACCGACAGTCCGGCCGGATCGCTCGTACGATCGAGCAATCAACTCGAACGATCCGGCATCCCCGTGACCCGGCCCTTCGCCTAAGGTCTCATCCGTGACGAGACAGCGGCGAGGCGTATCCCCCAGCCTCCCGCCCAGCCGTCGCTCGAACGCGGACCGGCTGCTCCCCCCAGCCGTGTTCGCAAAGGATCGCCCTATCCCCTCGGCGATCCTCAGGGTCGTCGAAGACGCGGACGAAAGTCGCATGTCTTCGACGACCTAGAGGGGGCTGTGTGCAGCCTCGAAACCGCAGTCGGACGAACTCGATCCATAGGAATGGGCAAGTCTTCCCGACGCGAGGGCAAGTATCGCTTGACCGATGCTGGGACAGTTGCATCGACAACGCAACGATTGGACATCGCCATGACCCTGATCTTTCCCACAGTCGCCTCACGAGGTTCGGCGGCCCAAACTGAGCCGCCCTCAGCGGTCCAGCTGCGCCTGCGGGCGTTCCAACGCCACCTGGCCCTATGGACGCTTCAGGCCTGGCTTTCGATGTTCTTCATCGGCGCCGCCTATGCGAAGCTGACCAGCCCATCGGACCTGCTGGTCATTCTCCTGGGCTGGCCCGAGGGCGTGGACCTGGCGATGGTTCGTGCGATCAGTGCTGTGGAGCTCTCGCTGGCGATCGGGATCGT is a window encoding:
- a CDS encoding SDR family oxidoreductase, coding for MHVFVTGATGWVGAAVVDELLAHGHEVTGLARSEAKASALAAKGVRPVIGSLENPAVLADAAQNADAVAHLAFNHDFSRFAESAQEDRQAIEALGAALSGTRKPLLITAGLALLAPGRVAVESDRPITDPSYPRRSEQAAAALVEAGLRVTIVRLAPSVHGLGERHGFVPILIDMALRTGVSAYVGDGENRWPAVHVSDAGRLYRLALESDLTEPAYHAAAEEGVRFRDIAQAIGDKLGLPVEPREPEHFGWFAGFAGGDMPASNALTRDRLGWTPTGPSLLSDIRHPDYYAG
- a CDS encoding DoxX family protein; translated protein: MTLIFPTVASRGSAAQTEPPSAVQLRLRAFQRHLALWTLQAWLSMFFIGAAYAKLTSPSDLLVILLGWPEGVDLAMVRAISAVELSLAIGIVAPLLTWRLAPVMAGSAIGLAGLTGFNLALHLGRQEFGFAGLNLALAAAALAVLIGRRNR